A genomic window from Nocardioides sp. BP30 includes:
- a CDS encoding metal-dependent transcriptional regulator — translation MSDLIDTTEMYLRTIYELVEEGIVPLRARIAERLHQSGPTVSQTVARMERDGLLTVEGDRHLQLTSEGNRLAIRVMRKHRLAERLLTDVIGLDWELVHEEACRWEHVMSENVEKRLLELLGSPTSSPYGNPIPGLDELGSVAIGEEFMSDVEPLSKVAADEKGTVLVRRISEEMQKDETLMSALRRVGAIPDHTVTVVATSEGILVGSGGESAEIVPEAADHIFVKRM, via the coding sequence GTGAGCGATCTGATCGACACCACGGAGATGTACCTGCGCACCATCTACGAGTTGGTGGAGGAGGGCATCGTGCCCCTGCGTGCCCGGATCGCCGAGCGACTGCACCAGTCCGGCCCCACCGTCTCGCAGACGGTCGCCCGGATGGAGCGCGACGGCCTGCTGACCGTCGAGGGTGACCGCCACCTGCAGCTGACCTCCGAGGGCAACCGGCTCGCGATCCGGGTGATGCGCAAGCACCGGCTCGCCGAGCGCCTGCTGACCGACGTGATCGGTCTGGACTGGGAGCTCGTGCACGAGGAGGCGTGTCGCTGGGAGCACGTGATGTCCGAGAACGTCGAGAAGCGCCTCCTGGAGCTGCTCGGCAGCCCGACCTCCTCGCCGTACGGGAATCCGATCCCGGGGCTGGACGAGCTCGGCTCCGTCGCGATCGGCGAGGAGTTCATGTCCGACGTCGAGCCTCTCTCCAAGGTCGCGGCCGACGAGAAGGGCACCGTGCTCGTCCGGCGCATCTCCGAGGAGATGCAGAAGGACGAGACCCTGATGTCGGCACTGCGTCGCGTCGGCGCCATCCCCGACCACACCGTCACCGTCGTCGCCACGTCGGAGGGCATTCTCGTGGGTTCGGGTGGCGAGAGTGCAGAGATCGTGCCCGAGGCTGCCGATCACATCTTCGTCAAGAGGATGTAG
- a CDS encoding MarR family winged helix-turn-helix transcriptional regulator — MTERADAFEEIAAQMRVLGRRFKTMIAERAAEVHPQLQPSSYHILVFLIENGPTRGSALACQFDIDKGAISRQIQHLLDLGLAERTADPDDGRAQLVSASARAREVLDRAHVQQQLNWQRRLEGWSAEELRSFADQLGRFNGDLT, encoded by the coding sequence GTGACCGAGCGCGCCGACGCGTTTGAGGAGATCGCGGCGCAGATGCGGGTGCTGGGTCGTCGGTTCAAGACGATGATCGCCGAGCGGGCTGCCGAGGTGCACCCGCAGCTGCAGCCGTCCTCCTACCACATCCTCGTCTTCCTGATCGAGAACGGACCGACCCGCGGCAGCGCCCTGGCCTGTCAGTTCGACATCGACAAGGGCGCTATCAGTCGCCAGATCCAGCATCTCCTCGACCTGGGCCTGGCGGAGCGGACCGCCGATCCCGACGACGGCCGGGCCCAGCTCGTCTCGGCGAGTGCCCGGGCGCGGGAGGTGCTCGACAGGGCCCACGTCCAGCAGCAGCTCAACTGGCAGCGCCGGCTGGAGGGATGGTCGGCCGAGGAGCTGCGGAGCTTCGCCGACCAGCTCGGGCGGTTCAACGGCGATCTCACCTGA